The stretch of DNA TTTGGGTCGAGCTGGTAGACCTCGGCCTCGTACTGGTTGCCGATGACGAGCGAGCCCTGAGGCGTGCCGTCGAGGAAGTCGGGGCGGGGTGCGTACTCGGAGTCGAGGCGCAGGATCTCCATCCAGATCCCCCCGGGTGGGATACCGTCGAGGCTCTTCGTGTTGAACCAGTCAGCGACCACCTCGGGGCTCGGACTGTTCTGGACCATCAGTTCGCTCATCACGATCCAGTAGCAGTGACAGGAGCGGAGATTGTATTCTGGAGCCTCCGGTGTGGTGATGACGAGCCAGTGCGGCGGGTGCTGGAAGCGGATGTAACCGGGGTCCTCGTAGGTCGGCCAGTCCGGGATGACGACTGGGCCGGGTGTGGGTTCCGGCTGCGGAGTGGGCGTCACGGCCCGCGGCGCGACCGGTGCAGCGGTGGGTGTCTCGCGCGGAGCGGCCTGCATGGTCGGCGTGCTCGCCGAGCTGTCTGCTGGCGGGGTGATGATCTGTCCCTGCCCACGTTGCGGGGTCGGTGTCGCGGTGCTGAGGAGACCGTACTGAAAGGCGAGATAGCCGATGAGACCTCCGCCGCCCACTGCGAGGACGAGGAGCAGGAGACCGAGGCAACCGAAGCCGATCAACTGTACTGGGGAACGGCGACGCTCCATGGCGTGCTCTCCTCGCTCAGCTCGGGTGCTGGATGCTGGCAACGATCTGGCCGAGCATGGCCAAGTGCTCCATATCTTGCTCGAACGGCGTGCCGAAATAGGCGATCAGGCACCACTGCCGACCCCGGTCGTCCTGGTAGAGATAGGTGATGACCTGCCCGCTGGGCCAGTCGGTATAGGGGGCGCTGAAGTAGAGCTGCGCGTGGTAGCGCCCGCCGACGATGTCTTCACCATCGGGCGGGCGACCGAAGTCGGGTGGCTGGTCGGCGTAGGGGGGCGCGACGATGAAGAGATCGACGACCATTTCCCCGGCCGGTACCTCGTGTGCGGCACCCGATCCGGGCGGAGCCCAGGCGATCCGTCCGCTCGGCAGTTGGCCGGGATCGAACGTCACGAGCGTGACGTTGCAACAGATCTTTTCTTCATAAAAGAAGTTCCAGCCACCGGGAACCGCTAGGCGCACCTGGCCGGAGGGGTCGTCGAACCACCGCCAACCAGCAGGCAGCCCAGCGCTCGACTGACCGGTGCTGGAGGACGGCGTGCCCCGCGGCGCGGGCTGGACCGCAGTTGCCGGGGTGAGCGAGCCGGATCCGACCGTCGCGGTGCGGGCTGGCCGAGCAGCGGGCGTGCTCATGGCGATCTGGGGCGTCGGTGTCGCGCGGGTGACCGTGAGGAACGCGTAGGTTCCGACGGCGGCGACCAGGCAGACACAGGCCAGGACGAGTGCACCGCCACAACCGATCAGGACCCACCGCCAGGGAAAGCCGCCACTGTCGCCGGCTGGCTCGCCCGAGTAGACGAGCGGTCGGTCGGGCGGAGCAGGTTCGGTCAGGCGCGGCTCCTCGTCCATCGTCCACCCCCTTAGCGGGTTCTCCTGCCGTGCGGGTCGGCTTCTTGCTGCGCGAGCCTACCGGTGCGAGCGTGAACCAGCGCACCGAAGAGAGGGCGTCTCGCCCTCATTTTCGGCCCGAGCAGTCTGCCTGTCAAGGAGGGACTCTACCGGAAACCAGATGGCAGGGAACGAGCGTGCTCGAAAAGCGAGAGTACTCCGCGGGCACGCTGAGGCCTCGATCACTCGAGTTGGGGGTCCGGTCACGAGGGATCGAGCCTGGTCGGTGACGCCACGCGGTGTTTCGTGCGTGTGGGAGTAAGAGTGCGAGCGTTTCCCAGGTCGCAGCCATTCGTGCGAGCTGGGTGGGTATGCGGGGGGGGCGGCCAGTGACCCGGGTCATCGACATGGCGTGTCGCTCGATCGGCGCTGTGGCGTGCTGACGAGTGAGGCGTTCTCCCACCTCGGGTGGAGTCGATCGTCTTCGCGTCACTATAGAGGATGACTGGCCCTGCTGGGCCGGCGGCTCGGGCACGCCCGACCCCTACGGTGCCGGGGTACCACCCGACCGTGGCTCACAAATGCCCGACCGAGGATGTGTTGCGCGAACAAGTCGGGGCGACCCGTGCGTCGCCCGCTGCGCCTTTCGGCGCGGCACACCCAGGCGGCGTGTATCGGCCGCATCCGCGATCCGGACGGCAGAATCGGCATCGCCCCGCCACAGGATTGCCAGCCCTCTGAGCCAGCGGGTCGGGCAGCGCCCGACCCCTACAGGGGGAAGGGGACCTCCTAACGCGGCCGACATGCATTGCACCGGGCGGCGTCGCCCACGCTGTGTAGGGGCGAGGCGCCGCCTCGCCCGGCGCGCTGCAGGCGCGGCACACCCACGCGGCCTAGATCGGCCACGTTCACGTTCCGGACGGCTCGATGGATACGCGTCGGAGGAAGGCGCGTCGGAAGAGCTGGGCCGGGTTGCGCGCACGTCGTCGGTGGCCCGCATTCCCGTGCCGGTTCGAGCGTGGGTATCATCATGCCGGAGGAGCCCGCGGCTGGCTGGTCGCGGATGTCCCGGCAGGGAGACCCGAGTGAGCGAGTGCCTCCGACGATCGCGGGCCTGGTCGATACTCGTGGCCGGTGCACTCGGCTGGAGTCTCGTGACCTGCTGGTTGGTGGCCTAGTCGGTACCGGCCCATGATGCGCAACGGCATCTCCTGGCGCACGGGGACCATGCGCCTGTGGAAGCACGCTGGCACGCGTCTCCGCACGAGCTTGCGTTCCCGATGGGAGGGATGACGGTCCTGGTTCTGTGGTGCCCAGTGGCCGGCGTCCTGCTCGCTTGGCTGTGGAGACATGTTCTCGCGGTGCGTCTCTTTGCGCTCGGCACCCGCGAACCCGTTCTGTGCGTCCGGCCGCGCGCGCCGGACCCGTTCCCGAACGCCCCGTCACTGTTCGCTTCCTGCTGCCTCCGCAATTGATCCTCCCGCCGAGGAGTCACGGGCGGCCGTAACGGTCTCCATTCGGCGTGGTTCGATCGAGCGGGAGGAGCCCACACGATGATGCGCTTTGCTCCATTATTGCTGGCCCGGCGCTGGACCCGCCGTGGCCTGTTTCCGGTGATGACTGGGAGCGTGCTCCTGGCGGTGGCCTGCAGTCGGCGACCGGTCGCACCCACCCCGAGTCCGCAAACGGCTGCGGAGCCGACGGTCACGGTGCTGCCGACTCGATCAAGCGGATCAGCAGCCGGTCCGATCCGGGAGTACACCATCGAGGCGGTGGAGGCGGAAATCGAACTCGCTGGTCGGCGGGTGCGCACGTTCACCTATGGAGGTCAGGTTCCGGGTCCGGAGCTGCGTGTTCGGGAGGGCGAGACGCTGCGCGTCCTGCTGGAGAACCGGCTCCCTGAGCCGACGACGATCCACTGGCACGGTATCCCGGTCCCCAATGCGATGGACGGGGTGCCGGAGGTCACGCAGCCAGCGGTTCCGCCTGGAGAGCGCTACCTCTACGAGTTCCCTGTGCCGGTGGCTGGCACGTACTTTTACCACACCCATGTTGGTGTCCAGCTCGATCGGGGGTTGGTGGGTGCACTCATCGTCGAGCCAGGGCACGAGGAACTAGCCTATGACCGCGAGGTGGTGCTGGTGCTCGACGACTGGCTGGATGGGATCGCCGGGACACCGGAGGAAGTGCTGCGGCAGCTGGTCGGTGCTGGCCACGGTGGACACGGCATGGGACATGGGGCGATGCCGGGTGGAAGCATGCCTGGCATGGGAACGATGCCCGGAATGACCGGAACGAGCGGTGAGCCGCCCGAGGTCGAACCGGATCTCGTCTATCCGTTGTACGTGGTCAATGGGCGTCCACTGGAGCATCCCTTCGAGTTCGTCGGCAAGCGCGGGGATCTCCTCCGGCTGCGGCTCGTCAACGCGGCATCAGCGATTATCTTCCGCGTCGCGCTCGCTGGACATCGCTTCACCGTCGTGCAGGCCGATGGACAGCCGATCGAGCCGCTCGAAGGGGACGCTCTGCGGATCGGGATGGGTGAGCGGTACGATCTCCTCGTCCGCTTGGACAATCCTGGCATCTGGCCGCTCGTGGCCTGGGCCGAAGGGACGGATCGTGCAGCGCAGGCGGTACTGCGCTACGAGGGGGCGAGCGGCCAAGTGCCGGCGAGGGTGACGCGACCGCGGGAATTGTCGGGGGAGCTCGTGCACGGGCTGCGCTGTCGGGCGCGCTCGGCGGGGACGGAGTTCGTTCCCGATGTCGAGCGGCCGATCGTGCTCGGTGGCGGGATGGGTCAGTATGTCTGGACGATCGATGGGCAAGCCTATCCTGCTGCGGAGCCGATCCGGGTGCGGCGAGGCCAGCGGGTACGCTTCCGGTTGCAGAACATGACGACGATGCCGCATCCCATGCACCTGCACGGTCACTTCTTCCGCGTGGGCGAGAGCGCGACGGCCCCGGTGCGGGATACCGTGCTCGTCGATCCGATGCGGGAAGTAGTGATGGACTGGATCGCGGAGAACCCGGGTCGGTGGGCGTTCCACTGCCATCACCTCTACCACCAGGAAACCGGAATGATGCGGATCGTCGAGGTCACCTGAGTAGAACAGCCGGCGCGGAGGATACCGCGCCGGCTCCCGCTCGTTCCTCCTGGCGGGCTCGCACGTTCGACGGCCGAGAGGTTCCGACACCCGTCAAACGAAGCAGTTGTCCGGATCCATGCGACCACCCGGAACGATGGAGACGGCCCCATCGATCGGGATCGCGGCACCAGTGAGGTAGCCAGCCTCCGGACTGGCCAGGTAGACCACGAGACTCGCAATTTCCTCCGGAGTCCCAGCACGCAGCGCGGGGATAGTCGGGGCCAGCCTGGCGATCCGCTCGTCTGGCCAGAGAGCTGCCAGCTTGGGGGTGAGGACGAAGCCGGGCAGAATGGCGTTGACCGTGATGCCGTGTTGGGCGACCTCGGTGGCCAGGTGGCGGGTGAAGCCGTAGAGCGCTTCCTTGGTGGCCACATACGGCGTCCCGTGCAGGACACTGGCGCGAATGGCAGCGATGTTGGACACGTTGATGATGCGCCCGAACTTGCGCCGACGCATGTCGCGGACAGCCGCTCGGCTGAGGTAGAAGGGAGCGTGGACATTGACGGCGACGCTCCGCTGCCACTCTTCGGTCGGGATTTCGTCGGGACGATAGGCACGGGAATGATACTCGGCTTTGTTGACGAGGATATCGATCTTACCGAACCGTTCGATGACGCGGGCGACGAGCTGGTCGGCCTGCTCCGGATCGGCGACATCGGCTGGCAGCGCTTCGGCAACCAGGCCGAGGGCGCGGATCATGCTGGCCGTCGCTTCCGCGTCTTCCAGTGCGAGATCGTTCACAGCCACCTGAGCGCCAGCTTGTGCCAGGACTCGTGCGATCGCTGCGCCGAGTCCCCCACGTTCCCCTCCGCCGGCACCGGTCACCAATGCGACGAGCCCACTGAGATCGCAGAGTTGTCCGAACATCATCATCACGATCGGCTCCTTTCCCGTGAGAGTTCGTCGTGCCCACTGCTGGACGACACGTCAGTCTCCGGTATCCTTGCCGCTCCGTCGCTTCAGTTCAGCGAAGTCGCCGATGCCGTTGGAGACACCGCGATCGACTGGGATCGCCGCACCGGAAATCGCCGTCATGTTGGGGTGGCACAGATAGGCGACGATCCAGCCCAGTTCCTCCTCGGGGTGGATCGCGCGATGCGGGCCTTCACCTTGGACCCAGTCGGGGCGCAGACGCAACACGCGCGGGTTGAGGAGACCGGTCGGCATCAGCGCGTTGACTGTGATGCCATACTGGGCGACCTCGTAGGCCATCTGCCGGGTGAGCCCGAGCAGCCCCGTCTTCGCGGTGGTGTAGGTGACGCCGCCGACGAAGCCGGTACGGACAGCGGCGAAGGAGGAAATGTTGACGATGCGGCCGAAGCGCTGGGGAATCATGTAACGGAGCGCAGCACGACTCATGTAGAAGGGGCCATCGAGGTCGACGGCGAGCTGGTGGTGCCAAATCTCGTTGGGGAGGCGCTCGACCGCTGGGATGAGACCACTGATCGCCGCGTTGTTGACGAGAATGTCGATCCGACCGAAATGGCGGACGACTTCATCGACCATCCGATCGGCGTCGTTCGGGTCGGAGACATCGCCGACGACAGCGATCGCCTCGCGACCAAGCTGGCGGATCTGCTCGACAGTAGCCATGGCGAATTCTTCCGAAATGTCGTTCACGGCGATGCGGGCACCGCGCCGGGCGAGTTGGCGGGCGATCCCAGCTCCGCCGCCACCGTCCTCGCCGCGTCCCGCTCCAGTGACGAGGGCGACCATTCCCGCGAGCCATCGTTCTTCGACCATGATCCACGTGCTCCTTTCTCTTTACCCGATGCGTTCTCGATCGGACTCGAGTGGTCCGTGCTCAGATGGCGGAGTGGAGAGTCCAGCGCGTCAGCGAGAATTCGGTCGACGGGTCGACTCGCCAGGAGGTCGGGAGCATGCTGGGTTGTGTTGGCGTGGTTGCGGGAGAGCATGCTCCCTCGTTCTCTGCTCGATGCCCCGGTTGGATCGGCTGCGCCAGGACAGCGCTGATCGCGGTCACGCCACAGAGTTGGTACGGCGGGGAATGGGAAGATCGTTGCTGAGTGGCTCGCGGTCGGACTCCCCCGCTTGCCGTGTCTCGAACTGAGCAGCATCCGCTTCCGCTCTTCTCGTGACTGCTCTGACGAGCCGACGCTGGAAACACGCTGGTTCGCCGAGAATGAATTTCGTCCTGAAGTGTAGCGACAGGAGCGGCGACGGCGCAAGTGAGCCGGAATGGTAGTCGCGGATGCGGCAGATCGCCTGCCGAAGAGCCTGGGGACCAGGAGATCGAGCCCGAGGTCGTTCCAAGCGACGACGGAGCGGTCCTGGTCGTCGATCCGGTGCCGGAGCAGAGAGCGATGGGGGAGGGCTGTCGTGCGAGAAACAGCATGAGGCTGAGTCGATCGCGAGACGGTCCAAGGCGAACGAGCGCGTTGCGTCGAAAAGGACGGGTGCCCGGTCGAGCGCTGGGTGAGCACCCGCAGGATGTATCCCGGAGACGACGGAACCGTTCAACCCTGGCACGAGGAGGACGCGGGCAGCGAGGGCGACCGCGAACGTTCAAGGGATCTCTGGGGACTGACGATCGCCGAGCGCTCCGGCCAGGACATGGGACGCTGGGCATAGCACCAGGCAGGCAGCTGGTAGTGCGAGGGTCGAACCGAAGAGCCTGGCGGTGGCCTGTATCGGGCGCTGGCGGGCGACAAGAGCGGACGACGAACCAGTTGGTCGGCGACCAGAACGATGGCCAGCGTGTTGGGGCGCATGGAGACGGTCGTGTACCAGCGTTCCTGCTCGGTGCTGCGGAGCGCTCGCTGCGACCGGTCCGGGTCTCGTTCAGCGGCAACGGTCCACGAAAAGAGGTCGAGCAGGAGCGAGCTGGCTCGCTCACCGGGCACGCTGTCGCCGACGACCGGTGCACGATCGCAGAACGATACCCGACTCGCCGAATGGCGGTAGACCACTGCCCGCGCTGGCAGCGAGGGATCGGGGGCGTCGCGTCCGCTGCGGCAGTGCAGGTGGTGCCTGGTCGGGTGGCGCTGGCGGGAGAAGGACGCGTGTCGTGCTGTCGTCCATCGTTGACAGGGAGTCGAAGATCACTTACTATCCTGGAGAAAGCACTGGGGGTTCGCATGGAGACACAACTGATCGTCCGTGTCCGCGAGCGACGACGGTCCTGTGGACTCAGCCAGCAACAGTTGGCGGAGCGAGCGGGGATCAGTCGGCAGACGCTGGTGGCGATCGAGGCGGGTCGGCTGACGCCGAGTGTGGCGGTCGCGCTGCGGCTGGCTCGCGCACTCGGCTGTGCGGTCGAAGAGCTTTTCAGCTTCGCGGAACCGCCGCTGCTCGAGGCACAGCTGGCGCTCAGTGAGCGCTGGACAGTACCGATCCCCTCGCGCGTGCGCCTGGGGCGTGTCGGCGAGACGTTCGTCGCCTGGCCGGTCCGGGACGATACCGGTGAGGCCGAAGGAATGATTCGAGAGCGCGCGGGTGAGCGCGTCACGGTGGAGCCGCTCGTCGATCCAGCGACGCTGGAACGGAGCCTCGTCCTGGCTGGCTGCGACCCGGCGCTGGCGATGCTGGCTGCTCACCTCAAGCGCTGGCATCGGGATCTCCGCGTTGTCTGGGTGCCGCTCGGGAGTCGGACGGCGCTCCAGGCCCTGGCACGAGGGTGGGTGCACATTGCGGGCACGCATCTCTGGGATCCGGATACCGGCGAATTCAATCTTTCGGAAGTACGGCATCAACTCGTCGGCCGGCCAGTCGCGGTCGTCACGCTGTCCCGCTGGGTGGAAGGCCTGGGGTTAGCCCCAGGTAACCCGAAACGTATTCGCTCGGTCGGCGATCTCGTCAAGCCGGGCGTATCGATCGTGAACCGGGAGCTGGGTTCCGGCAGCCGTATCGTGCTCGATCGCTTCCTGGCCCAGGAAGCGATCGAGCCTGCCATGCTGCGTGGCTACGAGCGTGAGCTTGCTGGACACCGGGCAGTGGCGGAAGCTGTGGCGAACGGGCTGGCTGATGCTGGGCCAATCGTGTACCCGGTCGCGCGGGCGCACGGACTGGATTTCGTGCCGTTGCTCGAGGAACGCTACGACCTCGTTGTCCCCCTGAGCGTTCTCGATTGGTCACCGGTGCGCGATCTCCTCGAGCTTCTGACCTCGCGTCCGGTGCGGCGCGAGCTGGAGGCGAGCGGCTACGCCGTGCAGGAGAGCGGCACGATCGTCGCCACGTTCGGTCAGCGCTGACGGCTTACCGGCGAAGGAGGAGCAGTGCGGTTCGAGCGGTGGAGTGCACGACGGGCGTTGTTGCTCGTTCTCGTTCTCGCCAGCCTGGTGAGCTGCGAAGGCCGCTCGACCCCTGCAGCGGAACGTGCGTCGAGTACCATGCGTTCGACGGAAGGCGAGAGCGCTCAGTTGGTCGTCTTCGCGGCCTCGTCGTTGCTGGGGCCCTTCGAGCAGCTCGGAGAAGCGTTCCGGTCTCGCCACCCGTCGGTCGCGGTCTCCTTCAACTTCGCAGGCTCGGCACAGCTGGTCGCGCAGCTGGAGCAGGGCGCTCTCGCCGATGTCGCGGCTTTCGCTGATCCCGACAATATGCGGCGCGCCCAGGCGGCTGGTCTGATTCGCGGCGAGCCGGTCGTCTTCGCTCGGAACCGGCTCGCTCTCGTCGTACCAGCGAGCAACCCGGCTGGGATCGAGCGTTTGGCAGACCTGGCGCGCCCCGGTGTGAAGGTGGTCCTTGCGCACGAGAATGTCCCGGCCGGGCGGTATGCTCGGACAATGCTGACTCGTGCCAGCCAGCGACCGGACTATGGTCCGGACTTCGCCCAGCGGGTGCTCGCCAATGTCGTGTCGCAGGAAGTGAACGTCAAGCAGGTCTTGGCCAAAGTCGCGCTCGGCGAGGCAGATGTTGGCATCGTCTACGTCACCGACATCGAGGCTGCTGGCCCCAGCGTCCGGGCTCTCGAGATCCCGAGCGACCTGAACGTGATCGCCTGTTATCCGATCGCCGTGGCAGCGGCGAGCCAGCAGCCAGCGCTGGCGGAAGAGTTTATCGCGCTCGTTCGTTCGGAAACCGGCCAACAGCTCCTCGCCCAGTACGGTTTCGAGCCGGTGAGCAGAAACCTGAGCGAGCCAGGGAGTTGCGGATGACGCGTGTCGTGGAGACAGTCCGGTTGAGTGGAGGCGCAGTGCGGCGTGGTGCGGCAGGCTGGGTGAATCCGGGCCGTCTCTTTCTCCTGGTCCCGGTCGTTGTCTCGCTCGGCTTCTTGATCGCGCCGCTCGTCGCGCTGCTCGTCCGCGCGCTCGGTATCGGCGACGTGGTTCGGTACGCGCGCGACCCGTTCTTTCTCGATGCCCTCCGCCTCACGCTCTTGACCAGTCTGGCGACGGTTGGCCTGGCGCTCCTCTTCGGGACACCGGTCGCCTGGATCCTGGCGCGCTGGACCTTTCCTGGCCGTCGACTGATCGAAGTCGCGGTCGGTCTGCCGATCGTGCTGCCGCCGATCGTGGCGGGCGTAGCGTTGCTCATGTTGTTCGGGCGCATGGGGTTGCTCGGGCGGTACTTGGATCCCTTCGGGATCCAGATCCCGTTCACGACGCTGGCAGTGGTGATCGCGCAACTGTTCACGGCGACCCCCTTCTACATCCGGACAGCACTGGAAGGGTTCGCCAGCGTTCCAGCGAACCTGGAAGAAGCAGCGCTGGTGGACGGGTGCAGCCAGCTGCAAGCGTTCCGCTCGGTTACCTTCCCGCTCGCCTTGCCCGCGCTCGTCAGCGGGCTCACGCTGTGCTGGGCCAAAGCGGTCTCGGAGTTCGGGGCGACGCTGCTCTTCGCGGGGAACTTCCGCGGGCGGACGCAGACCTTGTCGCTCGCGATTTGGACGGCGATGGAGGTGGATCTGTGGGAGGCGGTCGCAATAGCCGCCATGCTGCTGCTCGTCAGTCTGCTGATCTTCCTGCTGGTGGAGAGGCTACCGAGGGCGCGGCAGCTGTCTTGACGCGGTGCGTCGTGCTCGGCATCGGCGATGTGGCCTCAGCGGTGGCGCACCGGTTGTGGACGGCGGGATCGCTGGTCGTGATCGTCAGTGAACCGTGGCCGACGGTTACCCGTCGCGGCATGGCTTTCGCCGATGCCGTGTTCGATGGCTACGCGGTCCTCGAGGGGGTGGTCGCCCGACGGGTCGAGACGAAGGGAGAGGTGGAGGCGCTCTGGGAGGAGAGACGTGCTATCCCGATCCTGGTGCGCCGAGACCCGCTCGAGGCGGTCGAGGAACTCGCTCCTCGGGTCCTCGTGGATGCGCGGATGCGCAAGCATGCTGCGGTGCAGCCGCACCTGTGCGGGCGTGCTCGGCTCACGGTCGGCTTGGGGCCCGGTTTCGTCGCCGGTGAGCAGGTCGACGTGGCGATCGAGACGAGCTGGGAGGAGCTGGGCCGGATTCGTTGGGAGGGAGCGAACCGGCCGCTCGCGGGTGAGCCGCGGGCGATCGCCGGGGTGCAGCGCGAGCGGTACGTCTATGCGCCGATGAGCGGTCTCTGGCGGACGGAGCGGCAACTCGGCGAATCGGTCGTGGCTGGAGAGCCGGTGGCGCGCCTGGTCGGGGCGAACGGTGAAGAGGTGGGCA from Thermomicrobium roseum DSM 5159 encodes:
- a CDS encoding multicopper oxidase family protein produces the protein MMRFAPLLLARRWTRRGLFPVMTGSVLLAVACSRRPVAPTPSPQTAAEPTVTVLPTRSSGSAAGPIREYTIEAVEAEIELAGRRVRTFTYGGQVPGPELRVREGETLRVLLENRLPEPTTIHWHGIPVPNAMDGVPEVTQPAVPPGERYLYEFPVPVAGTYFYHTHVGVQLDRGLVGALIVEPGHEELAYDREVVLVLDDWLDGIAGTPEEVLRQLVGAGHGGHGMGHGAMPGGSMPGMGTMPGMTGTSGEPPEVEPDLVYPLYVVNGRPLEHPFEFVGKRGDLLRLRLVNAASAIIFRVALAGHRFTVVQADGQPIEPLEGDALRIGMGERYDLLVRLDNPGIWPLVAWAEGTDRAAQAVLRYEGASGQVPARVTRPRELSGELVHGLRCRARSAGTEFVPDVERPIVLGGGMGQYVWTIDGQAYPAAEPIRVRRGQRVRFRLQNMTTMPHPMHLHGHFFRVGESATAPVRDTVLVDPMREVVMDWIAENPGRWAFHCHHLYHQETGMMRIVEVT
- a CDS encoding SDR family NAD(P)-dependent oxidoreductase; translation: MMMFGQLCDLSGLVALVTGAGGGERGGLGAAIARVLAQAGAQVAVNDLALEDAEATASMIRALGLVAEALPADVADPEQADQLVARVIERFGKIDILVNKAEYHSRAYRPDEIPTEEWQRSVAVNVHAPFYLSRAAVRDMRRRKFGRIINVSNIAAIRASVLHGTPYVATKEALYGFTRHLATEVAQHGITVNAILPGFVLTPKLAALWPDERIARLAPTIPALRAGTPEEIASLVVYLASPEAGYLTGAAIPIDGAVSIVPGGRMDPDNCFV
- a CDS encoding substrate-binding domain-containing protein; the encoded protein is METQLIVRVRERRRSCGLSQQQLAERAGISRQTLVAIEAGRLTPSVAVALRLARALGCAVEELFSFAEPPLLEAQLALSERWTVPIPSRVRLGRVGETFVAWPVRDDTGEAEGMIRERAGERVTVEPLVDPATLERSLVLAGCDPALAMLAAHLKRWHRDLRVVWVPLGSRTALQALARGWVHIAGTHLWDPDTGEFNLSEVRHQLVGRPVAVVTLSRWVEGLGLAPGNPKRIRSVGDLVKPGVSIVNRELGSGSRIVLDRFLAQEAIEPAMLRGYERELAGHRAVAEAVANGLADAGPIVYPVARAHGLDFVPLLEERYDLVVPLSVLDWSPVRDLLELLTSRPVRRELEASGYAVQESGTIVATFGQR
- a CDS encoding ABC transporter permease translates to MTRVVETVRLSGGAVRRGAAGWVNPGRLFLLVPVVVSLGFLIAPLVALLVRALGIGDVVRYARDPFFLDALRLTLLTSLATVGLALLFGTPVAWILARWTFPGRRLIEVAVGLPIVLPPIVAGVALLMLFGRMGLLGRYLDPFGIQIPFTTLAVVIAQLFTATPFYIRTALEGFASVPANLEEAALVDGCSQLQAFRSVTFPLALPALVSGLTLCWAKAVSEFGATLLFAGNFRGRTQTLSLAIWTAMEVDLWEAVAIAAMLLLVSLLIFLLVERLPRARQLS
- the modA gene encoding molybdate ABC transporter substrate-binding protein produces the protein MRFERWSARRALLLVLVLASLVSCEGRSTPAAERASSTMRSTEGESAQLVVFAASSLLGPFEQLGEAFRSRHPSVAVSFNFAGSAQLVAQLEQGALADVAAFADPDNMRRAQAAGLIRGEPVVFARNRLALVVPASNPAGIERLADLARPGVKVVLAHENVPAGRYARTMLTRASQRPDYGPDFAQRVLANVVSQEVNVKQVLAKVALGEADVGIVYVTDIEAAGPSVRALEIPSDLNVIACYPIAVAAASQQPALAEEFIALVRSETGQQLLAQYGFEPVSRNLSEPGSCG
- a CDS encoding SDR family NAD(P)-dependent oxidoreductase, which gives rise to MVEERWLAGMVALVTGAGRGEDGGGGAGIARQLARRGARIAVNDISEEFAMATVEQIRQLGREAIAVVGDVSDPNDADRMVDEVVRHFGRIDILVNNAAISGLIPAVERLPNEIWHHQLAVDLDGPFYMSRAALRYMIPQRFGRIVNISSFAAVRTGFVGGVTYTTAKTGLLGLTRQMAYEVAQYGITVNALMPTGLLNPRVLRLRPDWVQGEGPHRAIHPEEELGWIVAYLCHPNMTAISGAAIPVDRGVSNGIGDFAELKRRSGKDTGD